The following proteins come from a genomic window of Achromobacter sp. AONIH1:
- a CDS encoding PaaI family thioesterase codes for MTATAPQDYFGLTIPFMDYIGLVPEQIAPAYARTSLPWRRDLTNSRGDVHGGTLMSVLDFTLSAAARGSADAAVGMATIDMNTTFLSPGTGDLVIEARCLRRGASIAFCEGDVRDKNGELVARATATFKIIRRRPGGD; via the coding sequence ATGACCGCAACCGCCCCGCAAGACTATTTCGGCCTGACCATTCCCTTCATGGACTACATCGGGCTGGTCCCCGAGCAGATCGCGCCGGCCTATGCCCGCACCTCGCTGCCCTGGCGCCGCGACCTGACCAACAGTCGCGGCGACGTGCACGGCGGCACGCTGATGAGCGTGCTGGACTTCACGCTCAGCGCCGCCGCGCGCGGCTCTGCCGACGCCGCCGTGGGCATGGCCACCATCGACATGAACACCACTTTCCTGTCGCCCGGCACGGGCGACCTGGTGATCGAGGCGCGCTGCCTGCGCCGTGGCGCGTCGATCGCCTTCTGCGAAGGCGACGTGCGCGACAAGAACGGCGAACTGGTGGCGCGGGCCACGGCGACCTTCAAGATCATCCGCCGCCGGCCCGGCGGCGACTGA
- a CDS encoding BPTD_2524 family lipoprotein, which translates to MYRNLVACALALGLAGCSVGISGDGSSPHTEFKAAVNYKDAYDAAIRQANACLRSTDNAYRVVPSLDEASRSGEVRVLAPFADTEMTRVNVKAAGDKSTDVRIVVWGKGTWDVEALRAMKDAVSYNLVSCSSFMPRDPQPQTPAPKK; encoded by the coding sequence ATGTACAGGAATCTGGTCGCCTGCGCGCTGGCGCTCGGCCTTGCCGGCTGCTCGGTGGGCATCTCGGGCGACGGTTCGTCGCCCCACACCGAATTCAAGGCGGCGGTGAACTACAAGGACGCCTACGACGCGGCCATCCGGCAGGCCAATGCCTGCCTGCGCAGCACCGACAACGCCTACCGCGTGGTGCCCAGCCTGGACGAGGCCTCGCGCTCGGGCGAGGTCCGCGTGCTGGCGCCCTTCGCCGATACCGAGATGACGCGCGTGAACGTCAAGGCCGCCGGCGACAAGAGCACCGATGTTCGCATCGTGGTCTGGGGCAAGGGCACCTGGGACGTGGAGGCGCTGCGCGCCATGAAGGACGCCGTGTCCTACAACCTGGTGTCCTGCAGTTCCTTCATGCCGCGCGATCCGCAGCCGCAGACGCCCGCGCCGAAGAAATAG
- the dinB gene encoding DNA polymerase IV, whose product MPEPLRKIVHIDMDAFYASVEQRDNPALRGLPVVVAWTGPRSVVCAASYEARRFGVHSAMSAVRAQRLCPQAVYVPPDFNRYREVSRQVRQIYARHTDLIEPLSLDEAYLDVTVNKGGLPSATEVAQVIRHQIRQETGLTASAGVAPNKFLAKIASDWNKPDGLFVIRPSKVLEFLAPLPVRKVPGVGKVTQARLEQLGIQTVGDLATHEVQELEHYFGRYGRRLYELARGIDEREVDADQQVQQVSAETTFSEDVRLEALGEAIDRMAGKVWDQALKKGALGRTVVLKLKTDRFRILTRSLTSANPPSSAEELATIARLLCDRVDLPPQTLYRLAGVGMSNFADPQEQSRQPDLFGGAF is encoded by the coding sequence ATGCCCGAGCCTTTGCGCAAGATCGTACATATCGACATGGACGCGTTCTACGCTTCCGTGGAACAGCGCGACAACCCCGCGCTGCGCGGCCTGCCCGTGGTCGTGGCCTGGACCGGACCGCGCTCGGTGGTCTGCGCGGCCTCGTACGAGGCGCGGCGTTTCGGCGTGCATTCGGCCATGTCGGCGGTGCGCGCGCAGCGGCTCTGTCCGCAGGCGGTCTACGTGCCGCCCGATTTCAACCGCTACCGCGAAGTCTCGCGCCAGGTGCGCCAGATCTACGCGCGCCATACCGACCTGATCGAGCCGCTGTCGCTGGACGAGGCCTACCTGGACGTGACCGTCAACAAGGGCGGGCTGCCGTCCGCCACCGAGGTCGCGCAGGTCATCCGCCACCAGATCCGCCAGGAAACCGGGCTGACCGCCTCGGCCGGCGTGGCGCCCAACAAGTTCCTTGCCAAGATCGCCTCCGACTGGAACAAGCCCGACGGCCTGTTCGTCATCCGGCCCTCGAAGGTGCTGGAGTTCCTGGCGCCGCTGCCGGTGCGCAAGGTGCCGGGCGTGGGCAAGGTGACGCAGGCGCGGCTGGAGCAGCTGGGCATCCAGACCGTGGGCGACCTGGCCACGCACGAGGTGCAGGAGCTGGAGCATTATTTCGGCCGCTATGGCCGCCGGCTCTACGAACTGGCGCGCGGCATCGACGAGCGCGAGGTCGACGCCGACCAGCAGGTGCAGCAGGTGTCGGCGGAAACCACGTTCTCGGAAGACGTGCGCCTGGAGGCGCTGGGCGAGGCCATCGACCGCATGGCGGGCAAGGTCTGGGACCAGGCGCTGAAGAAGGGCGCGCTGGGGCGCACCGTGGTGCTCAAGCTCAAGACCGACCGCTTCCGCATCCTGACGCGCAGCCTGACCAGCGCCAATCCGCCCTCATCGGCCGAGGAACTGGCGACCATCGCCAGGCTGTTGTGCGACCGGGTGGACCTGCCGCCACAGACGCTGTACCGGCTGGCCGGCGTCGGCATGAGCAACTTCGCCGATCCCCAGGAACAGTCCCGCCAGCCCGACCTCTTCGGCGGCGCGTTCTAA